Proteins from a genomic interval of Papaver somniferum cultivar HN1 chromosome 4, ASM357369v1, whole genome shotgun sequence:
- the LOC113272078 gene encoding uncharacterized protein LOC113272078 has protein sequence MSRRGTWRRTGTGRDSTGNGGPIDGDEPTLGNQTVNVNMAQLTQLIDRAVATAVMNQNARQVDNQQNQGPPAETEEDRYRKVQFQFKKLNPKEFSGKSDNPMIAHEWKDDMVKIFRAIGPSCTEVFKQGLATFELTGDAHTWWTSASRGLDHATMTWKDFILMFDDKYFPQSIRNAKEREFLSFKQGTSSVAEYEIEYSRLSMFRHIVANHMIDTYVSPVECAREIEKDFLAHKWDEEYLKKDNKVDRASKVSSGQHGSGKNQHTQNVTQKGDHPGKKRKGYWNQGNRGQKNGGNEGEVVEAEGEALAAKPINFYGFCYNCRERGHKASECTKEKVQTTDIREKPNTGVANRNVQPRGQGQLFVVQPSEMENATLGGTFFILGEPVSILFDTGATHSFISAKLVRMVNISMKVCDIPLCVSTPTSSMVELSNKVDACPIMIGDVEHLADLYVLEMVPYDVILGMDWLSSNFVQLDCADKTITFENTGQSKVMVQTTSRSLFVEAFLSHNEGRVVDNESLHIASITLVSDFGDLFREVPVLPPSRQVEFCIEL, from the exons ATGTCAAGGCGTGGTACTTGGAGACGTACTGGTACTGGAAGAGATAGTACCGGAAATGGTGGTCCTATTGATGGAGATGAACCAACATTAGGAAATCAGACTGTGAATGTGAATATGGCACAACTGACCCAGTTAATAGACCGAGCAGTCGCTACTGCTGTTATGAACCAAAATGCTAGACAAGTCGACAATCAACAGAACCAAGGACCgcctgctgaaactgaggaagatAGGTATAGAAAGGTTCAGTTTCAGTTCAAGAAGTTGAACCCGAAAGAGTTTTCTGGAAAGTCTGATAACCCAATGATAGCCCATGAATGGAAGGATGATATGGTCAAGATTTTTAGGGCCATAGGACCTTCTTGCACAGAAGTCTTCAAGCAGGGATTAGCTACCTTTGAGCTCACTGGAGATGCTCATACTTGGTGGACTTCAGCTTCACGTGGATTGGATCATGCCACCATGACATGGAAAGACTTCATTCTTATGTTTGATGACAAGTATTTTCCTCAGAGTATTCGAAATGCTAaggagagagagtttctttcatttAAGCAGGGTACTTCATCTGTTGCAGAGTATGAAATTGAATACTCAAGATTGTCGATGTTT AGGCATATTGTTGCAAATCATATGATTGACACATATGTTAGTCCTGTTGAATGTGCCAGAGAGATTGAGAAAGATTTCTTAGCTCATAAGTGGGATGAGGAATACTTGAAGAAGGACAATAAGGTTGATCGTGCGTCAAAGGTTTCTTCAGGTCAACATGGAAGTGGTAAGAACCAGCATACCCAGAATGTCACTCAAAAAGGTGATCATCCAGGGAAGAAAAGAAAGGGGTATTGGAATCAAGGGAACCGTGGTCAGAAAAACGGTGGTAATGAAGGGGAAGTAGTGGAAGCTGAGGGCGAGGCTCTTGCTGCCAAACCAATTAACTTCTATGGGTTTTGCTATAACTGCCGTGAAAGGGGGCACAAGGCATCAGAATGTACCAAAGAGAAAGTTCAGACAACAGATATACGTGAGAAACCAAACACTGGGGTTGCAAACCGTAATGTGCAGCCTCGTGGACAGGGTCAACTCTTTGTTGTGCAACCTTCTGAGATGGAGAATGCTACTTTGGGAGGTACTTTCTTTATTTTAGGAGAGCCTGTTAGTATTTTATTTGATACCGGAGCTACTCATTCTTTTATTTCAGCTAAGTTAGTTCGCATGGTAAATATTTCTATGAAAGTGTGTGATATTCCATTATGTGTTTCCACCCCTACTAGTAGTATGGTAGAGTTGAGTAACAAGGTCGATGCTTGTCCTATTATGATTGGTGACGTTGAGCACTTGGCGGATCTTTATGTGTTAGAGATGGTTCCTTACGATGTAATACTAGGGATGGACTGGTTATCTTCTAATTTTGTGCAATTGGATTGTGCTGATaagacaatcacttttgaaaataCGGGTCAATCTAAGGTAATGGTACAGACTACATCTCGAAGTCTGTTTGTAGAAGCTTTCCTTAGCCATAATGAGGGTAGAGTAGTAGATAATGAGTCTCTACATATTGCGAGTATAACTTTGGTGTCTGATTTTGGGGATTTGTTCCGAGAGGTTCCTGTATTACCTCCAAGTAGGCAAGTGGAGTTCTGCATCGAACTTTAA